Proteins from one Rhizobium sp. WSM4643 genomic window:
- the rhaS gene encoding rhamnose ABC transporter substrate-binding protein, with translation MKLAKKLAIGVAFAVAMMAGTASAADIKIGLVVKSLGNGFFDAANKGAQEAAKELGGVEVIYTGPTTTTAEGQIEVINSLIAQGVSAIAVSANDPDALVPALKKATQRGIKVISWDSGVAPEGRILQLNPSSNELIGKMCLTLVKDHLDGGKGDFAILSATTTSTNQNIWIDQMKKQLKDFPGLNLVTTVYGDDLSDKSYREAEGLLKANPNIKVIVAPTTVGVLAASKVVEDKGLIGKVYVTGLGLPSEMAGAIKSGATKEFAIWNPIDLGYSATQIAYRLVKGETDGKPGSEIEAGRMGKIKVGDNGEAAMADPFVYNASNIDQFSKVF, from the coding sequence ATGAAACTCGCAAAGAAACTCGCAATCGGCGTGGCATTTGCCGTCGCCATGATGGCCGGAACGGCAAGTGCTGCCGACATCAAGATCGGTCTCGTCGTGAAGTCGCTCGGCAACGGCTTCTTCGATGCCGCCAACAAGGGTGCGCAGGAAGCCGCCAAGGAACTCGGCGGCGTCGAGGTCATCTATACCGGTCCGACGACGACGACGGCCGAAGGCCAGATCGAAGTCATCAACTCGCTGATCGCCCAGGGCGTCAGCGCCATCGCCGTTTCGGCCAACGATCCCGACGCGCTCGTTCCGGCGCTGAAGAAGGCTACACAGCGCGGCATCAAGGTCATCTCCTGGGATTCCGGCGTGGCACCTGAAGGCCGTATCCTGCAGCTCAACCCGTCGTCCAACGAGCTGATCGGCAAGATGTGCCTGACGCTGGTCAAGGACCATCTCGACGGCGGCAAGGGTGACTTCGCCATCCTGTCGGCCACGACCACCTCGACCAACCAGAACATCTGGATCGACCAGATGAAGAAGCAGCTCAAGGATTTCCCGGGCCTCAACCTCGTCACCACCGTCTATGGCGACGACCTTTCGGACAAGTCCTATCGTGAAGCCGAAGGCCTGCTGAAGGCAAACCCGAACATCAAGGTCATCGTCGCTCCAACGACGGTCGGCGTTCTCGCCGCGTCCAAGGTCGTCGAAGACAAGGGCCTTATCGGCAAGGTCTACGTCACCGGTCTCGGCCTGCCGTCCGAAATGGCCGGCGCGATCAAGTCGGGCGCCACGAAGGAATTCGCCATCTGGAACCCGATCGATCTCGGCTACTCCGCAACGCAGATCGCCTATCGCCTCGTCAAGGGCGAGACCGACGGCAAGCCGGGCAGCGAGATCGAAGCCGGCCGCATGGGCAAGATCAAGGTCGGCGACAACGGTGAAGCCGCCATGGCCGATCCCTTCGTCTACAATGCTTCGAATATCGACCAGTTCTCCAAGGTCTTCTGA
- a CDS encoding bifunctional rhamnulose-1-phosphate aldolase/short-chain dehydrogenase, producing MAANVRLLENRWDEAYAAGLDEPGKLLYRSNLLGADKRITNYGGGNTSAKVMETDPLTGGKVKVLWVKGSGGDVGTIKLDGFATLYQDKLESLKGIYKGVEDEDRMVGFLPHCTFNLNARAASIDTPLHGFVPFTHVDHMHPDAIIAIAASKNSKELTQQIFGDEIGWLPWRRPGFQLGLDLGGFVAANPNAKGVVLESHGLFTWANDAKACYELTLDIINKAIVWFAEKTEGKTIFGGALAQSLPVAERRAIAARLMPEIRGRIGKQERKLGHFDDQDAVLEFVNSSDLRPLGALGTSCPDHFLRTKIRPLIVDFDPVKPDVDAIVAGLDKALEDYRADYARYYNDCKHDNSPAMRDANPVIFLVPGVGMLSFARDKATARIASEFYVNAINVMRGASTVSEYQGLPEQEAFDIEYWLLEEAKLQRMPKPKGLAGRVAFVTGGAGGIGRATAARLVGEGACVVLADIDQAALEGTEADFVKKFGADAVRSVRLDVTKEDAVIASFAEACVEFGGIDILVSNAGIASSAPIEATELSTWNRNIDILATGYFLVSREAFRLFRRQALGGNVVFVASKNGLAASPNASAYCTAKAAEIHLARCLALEGADAGIRVNTVNPDAVLRGSKIWSGEWREQRAASSKIEVDDLEEHYRKRSMLKLNVFPEDIAEAIYFLASDLSAKSTGNIINVDAGNVQSFTR from the coding sequence ATGGCGGCGAACGTCCGGCTTCTGGAAAACCGGTGGGATGAGGCTTACGCGGCAGGCCTCGATGAGCCTGGCAAACTGCTCTATCGCTCCAACCTGCTCGGCGCCGACAAGCGCATCACCAATTATGGCGGCGGCAACACCTCGGCGAAGGTGATGGAAACCGATCCGCTGACCGGTGGCAAGGTCAAGGTGCTCTGGGTCAAGGGCTCGGGCGGCGACGTCGGCACGATCAAGCTCGACGGTTTCGCGACGCTCTACCAGGACAAGCTGGAATCGCTAAAGGGCATCTACAAGGGTGTCGAGGACGAGGACCGCATGGTCGGCTTCCTGCCGCACTGCACCTTCAACCTGAATGCCCGCGCTGCCTCGATCGACACGCCGCTGCACGGTTTCGTGCCTTTCACCCATGTCGACCACATGCATCCCGATGCGATCATCGCGATCGCCGCATCGAAGAATTCGAAGGAATTGACGCAGCAGATCTTCGGTGACGAGATCGGCTGGCTGCCATGGCGCCGTCCGGGCTTCCAGCTCGGCCTCGACCTCGGCGGTTTCGTTGCCGCAAATCCGAATGCCAAGGGCGTCGTGCTCGAAAGCCATGGCCTCTTTACCTGGGCGAACGATGCGAAGGCCTGCTACGAGCTAACGCTCGATATCATCAACAAGGCGATCGTCTGGTTCGCTGAAAAGACCGAAGGCAAGACGATTTTCGGTGGCGCGCTGGCACAAAGCCTGCCGGTCGCCGAACGCCGCGCCATCGCCGCCCGGCTGATGCCGGAGATCCGCGGCCGCATCGGCAAGCAGGAGCGCAAGCTTGGTCATTTCGACGATCAGGACGCCGTGCTCGAATTCGTCAATTCCAGCGATCTGCGCCCGCTCGGTGCGCTCGGCACCAGCTGCCCTGACCATTTCCTGCGCACCAAGATCCGCCCGCTGATCGTCGATTTCGACCCGGTCAAGCCGGATGTCGACGCGATCGTTGCCGGTCTCGACAAGGCGCTGGAGGACTACCGCGCCGACTACGCCCGCTACTACAACGACTGCAAGCATGACAATTCGCCCGCCATGCGCGACGCCAATCCCGTCATCTTCCTGGTGCCCGGCGTCGGTATGCTGTCTTTTGCCCGCGACAAGGCGACGGCCCGCATTGCCAGCGAATTCTACGTCAACGCCATCAACGTCATGCGTGGCGCCTCGACGGTCTCCGAATATCAGGGACTGCCCGAGCAGGAAGCTTTCGACATCGAATATTGGCTGCTCGAAGAAGCCAAGCTGCAGCGCATGCCGAAGCCGAAGGGCCTTGCCGGCCGCGTCGCCTTCGTCACCGGCGGCGCCGGTGGCATCGGCCGGGCGACGGCCGCGCGCCTCGTCGGCGAAGGCGCCTGCGTGGTGCTTGCCGATATCGACCAGGCAGCGCTCGAAGGCACCGAAGCCGATTTCGTCAAGAAGTTCGGCGCTGACGCCGTGCGTAGCGTCCGGCTCGACGTCACCAAGGAAGATGCGGTGATCGCCTCCTTCGCGGAAGCCTGCGTCGAATTCGGCGGCATCGATATCCTCGTCTCGAATGCCGGCATTGCCTCCTCCGCGCCGATCGAAGCGACCGAACTGTCGACGTGGAACCGCAATATCGATATTCTGGCGACCGGCTATTTCCTCGTCTCGCGCGAAGCCTTCCGCCTCTTCCGCCGACAGGCGCTCGGCGGCAACGTCGTCTTCGTCGCTTCGAAAAACGGTCTTGCCGCTTCGCCGAATGCATCTGCCTATTGCACGGCAAAGGCTGCCGAAATCCATCTTGCCCGCTGCCTGGCGCTGGAAGGTGCGGATGCCGGCATCCGTGTCAACACCGTCAACCCGGATGCCGTCCTGCGCGGTTCGAAGATCTGGAGCGGCGAATGGCGCGAGCAGCGCGCCGCCTCGTCGAAGATCGAGGTGGACGATCTCGAGGAGCATTACCGCAAGCGTTCGATGCTGAAACTCAACGTGTTTCCGGAAGATATCGCCGAGGCGATCTATTTCCTCGCATCGGACCTCTCGGCAAAATCGACCGGCAACATCATCAACGTCGATGCCGGCAACGTGCAGAGTTTTACGCGGTAA
- a CDS encoding DeoR/GlpR family DNA-binding transcription regulator: protein MHERERHRIILSAVQEKSVVTVQDISELTEASEATIRRDIAALHVQGKIRRVRGGAEAVHPPQLGNLAGRPFRVSESVNIDKKRAIARQAVELCDPGDAIIINGGTTTFQMVHFMAAHRLQVMTNSFAIAEHLVKHSKNTVTVPGGAIYREQSLILSPFDNDAIRNFYARRFFIGAQGIGPLGIMEADALIIQSEQKLMHQADELVVMADSSKFHRRSSLILCPLERVSTIITDDGIPEEAVRMIENAGIRLIVASPVAQAIKEDSSSVA from the coding sequence ATGCACGAACGCGAACGCCATCGCATCATACTGAGCGCCGTTCAGGAAAAGTCCGTCGTGACGGTTCAGGATATTTCCGAACTGACCGAGGCTTCCGAGGCGACGATTCGGCGCGACATCGCGGCTCTTCATGTCCAGGGCAAGATCCGGCGTGTGCGCGGCGGCGCCGAAGCGGTGCATCCGCCGCAGCTCGGAAATCTCGCCGGGCGCCCCTTCCGCGTTTCGGAATCGGTCAACATTGACAAGAAGCGCGCAATCGCACGCCAGGCGGTCGAGCTTTGCGATCCGGGCGACGCGATCATCATCAACGGTGGCACGACCACCTTCCAGATGGTGCATTTCATGGCGGCGCACCGCCTGCAGGTGATGACCAATTCTTTCGCGATCGCCGAACATCTGGTCAAGCACTCGAAGAACACGGTGACGGTGCCAGGCGGCGCGATCTATCGCGAGCAGAGCCTGATCCTCTCCCCCTTCGACAATGACGCGATCCGTAATTTCTATGCCCGTCGCTTCTTTATCGGCGCGCAGGGCATCGGCCCGCTCGGCATCATGGAAGCCGACGCGCTGATCATCCAGAGCGAGCAGAAGCTGATGCATCAGGCCGACGAACTGGTCGTCATGGCCGATTCCAGCAAGTTCCATCGCCGGTCGAGCCTCATTCTGTGCCCGCTCGAGCGTGTGTCTACCATCATCACCGATGACGGCATTCCAGAGGAAGCCGTCAGGATGATCGAGAATGCCGGCATCAGGCTCATTGTCGCGAGCCCGGTCGCCCAAGCAATCAAGGAGGATTCCTCGTCGGTCGCATAA
- the rhaI gene encoding L-rhamnose catabolism isomerase: MAEFRIAQDLVATDNDKRVTALKADYEALGATLARRGVDIEAVTRQVAEFFVAVPSWGVGTGGTRFARFPGTGEPRGIFDKLDDCAVINQLTQATPNVSLHIPWDKADASELKAKGDALGLGFDAMNSNTFSDVPGQAHSYKYGSLSHTDAATRAQAVEHNLECIEIGKALGSKALTVWIGDGSNFPGQSHFTKAFERYLASMADIYKALPDDWKLFSEHKMYEPAFYSTIVQDWGTNYLIAQTLGPKAYCLVDLGHHAPNTNIEMIVARLIQFGKLGGFHFNDSKYGDDDLDAGAIDPYRLFLVFNELVDAEQRGVNDFNPAHMIDQSHNVTDPIESLINSANEIRRAYAQALLVDRKALSGYQDDNDALMASETLKRAYRADVEPILAEARRRAGGAIDPIVVYRASGYRRQVAAERPASAAGGGGII; the protein is encoded by the coding sequence ATGGCCGAATTCAGAATCGCGCAGGATCTGGTTGCGACGGATAACGACAAGCGGGTAACGGCGCTGAAAGCCGACTATGAGGCACTGGGCGCGACGCTTGCCCGTCGCGGCGTCGATATCGAGGCGGTCACTCGCCAGGTTGCGGAATTCTTCGTTGCCGTTCCCTCCTGGGGTGTGGGCACCGGCGGCACGCGTTTTGCCCGTTTTCCCGGCACCGGCGAGCCGCGCGGCATCTTCGACAAGCTCGACGATTGCGCCGTCATCAACCAACTGACGCAGGCGACCCCGAACGTCTCGCTGCATATTCCCTGGGACAAGGCGGATGCTAGCGAATTGAAGGCCAAGGGCGACGCGCTCGGCCTCGGCTTCGATGCGATGAATTCTAACACCTTTTCCGATGTGCCCGGCCAGGCCCATTCCTACAAATACGGCTCGCTCAGCCACACCGACGCGGCGACACGGGCGCAGGCGGTCGAGCACAATCTCGAATGCATCGAGATCGGCAAGGCGCTCGGCTCCAAGGCGCTGACGGTCTGGATCGGCGACGGCTCGAACTTCCCCGGCCAGAGCCATTTCACCAAGGCTTTCGAGCGTTACCTCGCCTCGATGGCTGACATTTACAAGGCGTTGCCCGACGATTGGAAGCTCTTCTCCGAGCACAAGATGTACGAGCCGGCCTTCTATTCCACAATCGTGCAGGATTGGGGCACCAACTACCTGATCGCCCAGACGCTCGGCCCCAAGGCCTATTGCCTCGTCGATCTCGGCCACCATGCGCCGAACACCAATATCGAGATGATCGTCGCCCGCCTGATCCAGTTCGGCAAGCTCGGCGGCTTCCATTTCAACGATTCGAAATATGGCGATGACGATCTCGACGCCGGCGCGATCGATCCCTACCGGCTGTTCCTCGTCTTCAACGAACTGGTCGATGCCGAGCAGCGCGGCGTCAACGACTTCAACCCGGCCCATATGATCGACCAGTCGCACAATGTCACCGACCCGATCGAAAGCCTGATCAACAGCGCCAACGAAATCCGCCGCGCCTATGCGCAGGCGCTGCTCGTCGACCGCAAGGCGCTCTCCGGTTACCAGGACGACAACGACGCGCTGATGGCGTCGGAAACGCTGAAGCGCGCCTATCGCGCCGATGTCGAACCGATTCTGGCCGAAGCCCGCCGCAGGGCCGGCGGCGCAATCGACCCGATCGTCGTCTACCGCGCCAGCGGCTATCGCAGACAAGTGGCAGCCGAGCGTCCGGCATCCGCTGCCGGCGGCGGCGGCATCATCTGA
- a CDS encoding SDR family oxidoreductase, which produces MPNYPTPPFPSQKQPMPGFTAQMDPVPDHGEKSYRGSERLKGKRAIITGGDSGIGRAVAIAYAREGADLVISYLDEDEDADETKRLVEQAGRKAILVSGDIQDPAHCRQIVETAVKELGGIDILVNNAAHQASFKSIDEISDEEWELTFKVNIHSMFYLTKAAVAHMKPGSAIINTASINSDNPNPTLLAYATTKGAIQNFTAGLAQLLAEKGIRANAVAPGPIWTPLIPSTLPEESVSNFGKQVPMKRPGQPAELATAYVMLADPLSSYISGTTIAVTGGKPIL; this is translated from the coding sequence ATGCCAAATTATCCCACACCACCTTTTCCCTCTCAGAAACAGCCGATGCCGGGTTTCACGGCACAGATGGACCCCGTTCCCGATCATGGCGAAAAAAGTTATCGCGGTTCCGAGCGGCTGAAGGGCAAGCGTGCGATTATCACCGGCGGCGATAGCGGCATCGGCCGGGCCGTGGCGATCGCTTATGCCCGTGAAGGGGCCGATCTGGTGATCTCCTACCTCGACGAGGACGAGGATGCCGACGAGACCAAGCGGCTCGTCGAGCAGGCTGGGCGCAAGGCCATTCTCGTCAGCGGCGACATCCAGGATCCCGCCCACTGCAGGCAGATCGTCGAGACGGCGGTCAAGGAGCTCGGCGGCATTGACATTCTCGTCAACAACGCCGCGCATCAGGCAAGCTTCAAGAGCATCGACGAAATCAGCGACGAGGAATGGGAATTGACTTTCAAGGTCAATATTCATTCGATGTTCTACCTGACCAAGGCAGCCGTCGCCCATATGAAGCCCGGCAGCGCCATCATCAATACGGCTTCGATCAATTCGGACAATCCGAACCCGACGCTGCTTGCCTATGCGACGACCAAGGGTGCGATCCAGAATTTCACCGCCGGCCTTGCTCAGCTTCTGGCCGAGAAAGGCATTCGCGCCAATGCGGTGGCGCCCGGGCCAATCTGGACGCCGCTCATCCCTTCGACACTGCCTGAAGAAAGCGTCAGCAATTTCGGCAAGCAAGTGCCGATGAAACGGCCGGGACAGCCGGCCGAGCTTGCGACAGCCTATGTGATGCTGGCCGATCCCTTGTCGAGCTATATCTCCGGCACGACGATCGCGGTCACCGGCGGCAAGCCGATCCTCTAA
- a CDS encoding sigma-70 family RNA polymerase sigma factor yields the protein MDEKKWLADEFEANRAHLRAAAYRMLGSRSEAEDAVQEAWLRLSRTDTTGVGNLGGWLTTVVARICLDMLRTRKTRREEPLEAPVHGGIADPANDPEREAAFADSVGLALLVVLQTLAPAERVAFVLHDMFDLPFDEIAPIIGRSSGATRQLASRARRRVQGVDETPDVDFGRKRTIAEAFLTASRNGDLEGLIAVLAPDVVFRPDATAARFGTIGETRGAAHVAEAFKGRAQAAEIAMVDGELGFVVEIKGQLRVVVALTIAEGRIAAIDAIADPDHLERLDYSILRD from the coding sequence ATGGACGAGAAAAAATGGCTGGCCGATGAGTTCGAGGCGAACAGAGCGCATCTGAGGGCCGCAGCCTATCGCATGCTCGGCTCGCGCAGCGAGGCGGAGGACGCCGTTCAGGAGGCCTGGCTGCGGCTCAGCCGCACGGACACGACAGGGGTCGGCAATCTCGGCGGCTGGCTGACGACGGTGGTGGCGCGCATCTGTCTCGACATGCTGCGCACCCGCAAGACCCGGCGCGAGGAGCCGCTGGAGGCGCCTGTTCATGGCGGGATCGCCGATCCCGCGAACGATCCCGAGCGCGAAGCCGCCTTTGCCGATTCGGTCGGTCTGGCGCTGCTCGTCGTGCTGCAGACGCTGGCGCCCGCCGAACGTGTCGCCTTCGTGCTGCACGACATGTTCGATCTGCCCTTCGACGAGATCGCGCCGATCATCGGCCGCTCGTCCGGCGCCACCCGCCAGCTCGCAAGCCGCGCCCGTCGCCGGGTGCAGGGGGTGGACGAAACGCCTGATGTCGATTTCGGCCGCAAACGGACGATCGCCGAAGCCTTCCTCACGGCGTCGCGCAACGGCGATCTGGAGGGATTGATCGCAGTGCTTGCCCCTGACGTCGTCTTCCGGCCGGATGCGACGGCGGCCCGCTTCGGCACCATTGGCGAAACGCGCGGAGCGGCTCACGTGGCCGAAGCCTTCAAGGGGCGGGCGCAGGCGGCAGAAATCGCCATGGTCGACGGCGAGCTCGGATTCGTCGTGGAGATCAAGGGCCAGCTCCGCGTCGTGGTGGCGCTGACGATCGCCGAGGGCAGGATCGCCGCAATCGACGCCATCGCCGATCCGGATCACTTGGAACGGCTTGACTATTCGATTCTTCGGGATTGA
- a CDS encoding amidohydrolase/deacetylase family metallohydrolase — protein sequence MPGDQAKKPLLLTNVKPMAFGAGTQEGAIDILVNADGRIAETGPSLSVSQDVVRIDGKGAFISPGWVDLHVHIWHGGTDISIRPSECGVERGVTTLVDAGSAGEANFHGFREYIIEPSRERIKAFLNLGSIGLVACNRVAELRDIRDIDLDRILEVYAANSEHIVGIKVRASHVITGSWGVTPVKLGKKIAKILKVPMMVHVGEPPALYDEVLEILRPGDVVTHCFNGKAGSSIMEDEDLFNLAERCASEGIRLDIGHGGASFSFKVAEAAIARGLLPFSISTDLHGHSMNFPVWDLATTMSKLLSVGMPFDKVVEAVTHAPASVIKLSMENGLSVGSQAEFTIFDLVDSDLEATDSNGDVSVLNKLFEPRYAVMGADAFTASRYVPRARKLVRHSHGYSYR from the coding sequence ATGCCCGGCGACCAGGCGAAGAAGCCGCTTCTCCTCACCAATGTCAAACCGATGGCTTTTGGTGCGGGCACACAAGAGGGGGCAATCGACATTCTCGTCAATGCCGACGGCAGGATCGCCGAGACCGGTCCGTCGCTTTCTGTCTCGCAGGATGTTGTGCGCATCGACGGCAAGGGCGCCTTCATTTCGCCCGGCTGGGTCGACCTGCACGTGCATATCTGGCACGGCGGCACCGATATTTCTATACGTCCGTCCGAATGCGGCGTCGAGCGCGGCGTCACCACGCTGGTCGATGCCGGTTCGGCCGGTGAGGCGAATTTCCATGGCTTCCGCGAATATATCATCGAGCCCTCGCGCGAGCGCATCAAGGCCTTCCTCAATCTCGGCTCGATCGGCCTCGTCGCGTGCAACCGCGTCGCGGAATTGCGGGATATCCGTGATATCGATCTCGACCGCATTCTCGAAGTCTATGCGGCAAACAGCGAGCACATTGTCGGCATCAAGGTGCGCGCCAGCCATGTCATCACCGGGTCCTGGGGCGTCACCCCGGTCAAGCTCGGCAAGAAGATCGCCAAGATCTTGAAAGTGCCGATGATGGTGCATGTCGGCGAGCCGCCGGCGCTTTATGACGAGGTGCTTGAGATCCTCCGACCCGGCGACGTCGTCACCCATTGCTTCAACGGCAAGGCCGGGTCGAGCATCATGGAAGACGAGGACCTCTTCAACCTCGCCGAGCGCTGTGCCTCCGAGGGCATCCGTCTCGACATCGGCCATGGCGGCGCCTCCTTCTCCTTCAAGGTCGCCGAGGCGGCGATCGCACGCGGGCTTCTGCCGTTCTCGATTTCGACCGACCTGCACGGCCACTCGATGAATTTCCCGGTCTGGGACCTGGCGACCACGATGTCGAAGCTGCTCAGCGTCGGCATGCCTTTCGACAAGGTGGTGGAAGCCGTCACCCATGCGCCGGCATCCGTCATCAAGCTGTCGATGGAGAACGGGCTTTCGGTCGGCTCGCAAGCGGAGTTCACCATTTTCGACCTGGTCGATTCCGATCTTGAGGCGACGGATTCCAACGGCGACGTGTCGGTCCTCAACAAGCTGTTCGAGCCGCGCTATGCGGTGATGGGCGCGGATGCCTTTACCGCCAGCCGCTATGTGCCGCGGGCGCGCAAGCTGGTGCGGCACAGCCACGGCTATTCCTATAGGTAG
- a CDS encoding DUF1810 domain-containing protein, giving the protein MAGEIDYNLDRFIDAQNGIYEQALLELKAGLKTSHWMWFIFPQIAGLGTSAMAEKYAIRSAEEAAAYLADPILSSRLLRCVEAILSVNGRSAHEILGSPDDLKLRSSMTLFAAISDHGSPFHRVIEHFYQGKFDARTMEILSASTG; this is encoded by the coding sequence ATGGCCGGTGAAATCGACTATAATCTCGATCGGTTCATCGATGCCCAGAACGGCATCTACGAACAGGCGCTTTTAGAGCTGAAAGCCGGACTCAAGACATCCCACTGGATGTGGTTCATCTTCCCGCAGATCGCCGGTCTCGGCACGTCGGCGATGGCCGAAAAATATGCGATCCGCTCGGCCGAGGAAGCCGCCGCCTATCTCGCCGATCCCATTCTCTCAAGCCGGCTGCTGCGCTGCGTCGAGGCGATCCTGTCCGTGAACGGCCGATCGGCGCACGAAATCTTGGGCTCACCCGACGACCTCAAGCTGCGCTCGTCGATGACCTTGTTTGCCGCGATCAGCGACCATGGTTCGCCCTTCCACCGGGTGATCGAGCATTTCTATCAGGGAAAATTCGACGCTCGGACGATGGAAATCCTTAGCGCCAGCACAGGATGA
- a CDS encoding TetR/AcrR family transcriptional regulator, which yields MSRTTSAKKSETSNEISAAVPEDRIPPRERIVSTASELFRERGIRGIGVDAIADAALTNKMTLYRHFGSKDELVCETLRRASEKAGTIWRDLEAAYPGNPRAQLDAWVELRAQCLNGEPAGCDLANAAIELKGEGHPAHEMIERHKAEQRDRLAALCSAAGAREPQLLADTLTLLLEGARVSRQAMGAAGCCGHFAKACHAAIASFA from the coding sequence ATGTCAAGGACTACGTCCGCAAAAAAATCAGAAACTTCGAATGAAATCTCCGCAGCCGTTCCAGAAGATCGCATCCCGCCGCGGGAACGTATTGTGTCGACCGCCTCGGAGCTTTTCCGCGAGCGCGGCATCCGCGGCATCGGCGTCGATGCCATTGCCGACGCGGCTCTGACCAACAAGATGACGCTCTACCGGCATTTCGGCTCGAAGGACGAGCTCGTCTGTGAGACACTTCGCCGAGCCTCCGAAAAGGCGGGTACCATCTGGCGTGATCTGGAAGCGGCCTATCCCGGCAATCCGCGCGCCCAGCTGGACGCCTGGGTTGAGTTGCGGGCGCAATGTCTGAACGGCGAGCCCGCCGGTTGCGATCTCGCCAACGCCGCCATCGAGCTGAAGGGCGAGGGCCATCCCGCCCACGAAATGATCGAGCGGCACAAGGCCGAACAGCGTGATCGCCTGGCCGCGCTCTGTTCGGCGGCCGGCGCGCGCGAACCCCAGCTTCTTGCCGATACGTTGACGCTGCTGCTCGAAGGCGCGCGTGTCAGCCGCCAGGCTATGGGTGCTGCCGGCTGCTGCGGCCATTTCGCCAAGGCCTGCCATGCGGCAATCGCTTCTTTCGCCTGA
- a CDS encoding carboxymuconolactone decarboxylase family protein: MQERMGNPALVLPAAMQALNALSKVPVETGLPPQLLELVNLRASQINGCSVCIDGHWRIARKHGETDERLFAVAGWRDAPYYSDAERAALGLTEAITRLSDRADPVPDDIWNEATRHYDGRSLAALVIAIANINVWNRLNIATRQIAGAWKP; encoded by the coding sequence ATGCAGGAGCGAATGGGAAATCCCGCCCTCGTCCTTCCCGCAGCCATGCAGGCGCTCAATGCTCTCAGCAAGGTGCCGGTCGAAACCGGCCTTCCGCCACAGTTGCTCGAACTCGTCAACCTGCGCGCCAGCCAGATCAACGGCTGCAGCGTCTGCATCGACGGTCATTGGCGCATTGCCCGTAAACACGGCGAGACTGACGAACGGCTCTTTGCCGTCGCTGGCTGGCGCGACGCCCCCTACTATAGCGATGCTGAACGCGCCGCGCTTGGGCTGACGGAGGCGATCACCCGCCTTAGCGATCGGGCAGATCCGGTGCCGGATGATATCTGGAACGAGGCGACCCGGCATTATGATGGCAGGAGCCTTGCGGCACTCGTCATCGCCATCGCCAACATCAATGTCTGGAACCGGCTGAACATCGCCACCCGCCAGATCGCCGGGGCCTGGAAGCCGTAA
- a CDS encoding IclR family transcriptional regulator — protein sequence MRCVELDGKTSPPVYSEDEGVADEAAGKGARRARVSGIDRALQVIDHLYETGSPAGVYAIAKAVKAPLSTVYVIVDDLVEKNMLTRQADGSIWLGARLYHYGLAYARSLDFMSIATHEMHDLCRQAGETVQVCGRDGDYMLVLAMADGPSHFQVASRVGTRVPLNWTASGRLLVGHLAEEERIELFKRCARSSPTGRAEIDPGTLSEAAGKAFESRLSIQAGESDYAVACIASPICDRDGQCVATISIVLPEQKAFSDENHYTAHVRSSAERIEKLMGWRNR from the coding sequence ATGAGGTGCGTGGAATTGGACGGAAAGACATCCCCCCCGGTTTACTCCGAAGATGAGGGCGTTGCCGACGAGGCTGCTGGCAAGGGCGCGCGCCGCGCGCGTGTCAGCGGTATCGACCGGGCGCTTCAAGTGATCGACCATCTTTACGAGACCGGATCGCCTGCCGGCGTCTATGCCATCGCCAAGGCGGTGAAGGCGCCGCTATCGACCGTTTACGTCATCGTTGACGATCTCGTCGAGAAGAACATGCTGACACGTCAGGCGGACGGCTCGATCTGGCTCGGCGCGCGGCTCTACCATTACGGCCTTGCGTATGCCAGGTCGCTGGATTTCATGAGCATCGCCACCCACGAAATGCACGATCTCTGCCGCCAGGCCGGCGAAACCGTGCAGGTCTGCGGCCGCGACGGCGACTATATGCTGGTGCTGGCCATGGCCGACGGCCCGAGCCATTTTCAGGTGGCGTCCCGCGTCGGCACAAGGGTGCCGCTGAACTGGACGGCCTCCGGCCGCCTGCTCGTCGGCCACCTGGCGGAGGAGGAGCGCATCGAACTGTTCAAGCGCTGCGCCCGCTCTTCACCGACCGGCCGCGCCGAGATCGATCCGGGCACGTTGTCGGAAGCCGCCGGCAAGGCCTTCGAGTCTCGCCTGTCGATCCAGGCGGGGGAATCCGATTATGCGGTTGCCTGCATCGCCTCGCCGATCTGCGATCGCGACGGCCAGTGCGTCGCCACCATTTCCATCGTGCTGCCGGAACAGAAGGCCTTTTCCGACGAAAACCACTATACCGCCCATGTCCGCAGTTCAGCGGAACGGATCGAAAAGCTGATGGGCTGGCGCAACCGCTGA